From the Rhinolophus sinicus isolate RSC01 linkage group LG02, ASM3656204v1, whole genome shotgun sequence genome, one window contains:
- the ARL9 gene encoding ADP-ribosylation factor-like protein 9: MERGKVKKKEKGKELEKEKIREKEKEGKGKEVEKEKIEKEKEKEKGKKEKSKSKDEKRKEWETEKEKEHLKGEGKKGKDNSVLAKTLLELPEKNKQILVLGLDGAGKTSVLHSLALNRVQHSKAPTQGFNAVRIPTEDSQMEFLEIGGSEPFRSYWETYLSRGLLLVFVVDSADHSRLPEAKKHLHQLIETDPIIPLVVFANKQDLDAAYHITDIHEALALSDVGNDRKMFLFGTQVTENGSEIPSTMQDAKDLIAHLAADMQ; the protein is encoded by the exons ATGGAAAGAGggaaagtgaagaagaaagagaagggaaaggagctggagaaagagaaaattcgggaaaaagaaaaagaagggaaagggaaggaggtggagaaggagaaaattgaaaaagaaaaggagaaagagaaagggaaaaaggagaaaagtaagagtaaagatgaaaagaggaaagagtgggagacagagaaagagaaggaacacttaaagggagaaggaaagaaagggaaggacaaCAGCGTCTTGGCAAAGACCCTGCTGGAGCTGCCG gagaaaaataaacagatccTAGTGTTGGGCCTGGATGGAGCAGGAAAGACCAGTGTTCTCCACTCTCTAGCCTTAAACAGAGTCCAGCACAGCAAGGCACCCACCCAAGGTTTCAATGCTGTGCGCATCCCCACTGAAGACAGCCAGATGGAGTTCCTGGAGA TTGGTGGCAGTGAACCTTTCCGTTCCTACTGGGAAACGTACCTGTCCAGAGGGCTGCTACTGGTCTTTGTAGTGGACTCAGCAGATCATAGCCGATTACCTGAAGCCAAGAAACACCTTCATCAGCTCATTGAAACAGACCCGATCATCCCTCTGGTTGTGTTTGCAAACAAGCAG GATCTTGATGCAGCGTATCACATTACAGATATCCATGAAGCTTTGGCATTATCTGATGTGGGAAATGACAGGAAGATGTTCTTGTTTGGAACCCAAGTGACTGAGAACGGCTCAGAGATACCCTCCACCATGCAAGACGCCAAAGACCTGATTGCACACCTGGCTGCAGATATGCAGTGA
- the SRP72 gene encoding signal recognition particle subunit SRP72, with product MASGGSGGVSVSALWSEVNRYGQNGDFTRALKTVNKILQINKDDITALHCKVVCLIQNGSFKEALNVINTHTKVLANNSLSFEKAYCEYRLNRIENALKTIESANQQTDKLKELYGQVLYRLERYDECLAVYRDLVRNSQDDYDEERKTNLSAVVAAQSNWEKVVPENLGLQEGTHELCYNTACALIGQGQLNQAMKILQKAEDLCRCSLSEDSDGTEEDPQAELAIIHGQMAYILQLQGRTEEALQLYNQIIKLKPTDVGLLAVIANNIITINKDQNVFDSKKKVKLTNAEGVEFKLSKKQLQAIEFNKALLAMYTNQADQCRKISASLQSQSPEHLLPVLIQAAQLCREKQHTKAIELLQEFSDQHPENAAEIKLTMAQLKISQGNISKACLILRSIEELKHKPGMVSALVTMYSHEEDIDSAIEVFTQAIQWYQHHQPKSPAHLSLIREAANFKLKYGRKKEAISDLEQLWKQNPKDIHTLAQLISAYSLVDPEKAKALSKHLPSSDSMSLKVDVEALENSPGATYIRKKGGKVAGDSQPKEQGQGDLKKKKKKKKGKLPKNYDPKVTPDPERWLPMRERSYYRGRKKGKKKDQIGKGTQGATAGASSELDASKTVSSPPTSPRPGSAATASTSNIIPPRHQKPAGAPATKKKQQQKKKKGGKGGW from the exons ATGGCGAGCGGCGGCAGCGGGGGGGTTTCGGTGTCTGCGCTCTGGAGCGAAGTGAACCGTTATGGCCAGAACGGCGATTTCACGCGTGCTCTCAAGACCGTCAACAAGA TACTGCAGATCAACAAGGATGATATAACTGCCCTACACTGTAAAGTGGTATGCCTTATCCAAAACGGGAGTTTCAAAGAAGCCTTGAATGTCATCAATACTCACACCAAAGTGTTAGCCAA taacTCTCTTTCTTTTGAGAAGGCATATTGCGAGTATAGGCTGAACCGAATTGAGAATGCCTTGAAGACAATAGAAAGTGCCAACCAGCAGACAGACAAACTAAAGGAGCTTTATGGACAAGTG TTATACCGGTTAGAACGCTATGATGAATGCTTAGCTGTGTATAGAGATCTCGTCCGAAACTCCCAAGATGATTATGAcgaggagagaaaaacaaacctttCAGCAGTTGTTGCAGCTCAAAGCAACTGGGAAAAAGTGGTTCCA GAGAACTTGGGCCTCCAAGAAGGCACACATGAATTGTGCTACAACACTGCTTGTGCACTGATAGGACAAGGCCAGCTGAATCAGGCAATGAAAATCCTACAAAAAGCTGAAG ATCTTTGCCGCTGTTCATTATCAGAAGATTCT GATGGGACTGAGGAAGACCCTCAGGCAGAACTGGCCATCATTCATGGGCAGATGGCCTATATTCTGCAGCTTCAGGGTCGCACAGAGGAGGCTTTGCAACTTTACAATCAGATCATAAAGCTAAA GCCGACAGATGTGGGATTGCTAGCTGTGATTGCAAATAACATCATTACCATTAACAAG GACCAAAATGTCTTTGACTCCAAGAAGAAGGTGAAATTAACCAATGCAGAAGGAGTAGAGTTTAAGCTTTCCAAGAAACAACTGCAAGCTATAGAATTTAACAAAGCTTTGCTTGCTATGTACACAAACCAG GCAGATCAATGCCGAAAAATATCTGCCAGTTTACAGTCCCAGAGTCCTGAGCACCTCCTGCCTGTGCTAATCCAAGCTGCCCAGCTCTGCCGTGAGAAGCAGCACACAAAAGCAATAGAATTGCTTCAG gaaTTTTCAGATCAGCATCCAGAAAATGCAGCTGAAATTAAGCTGACCATGGCACAGCTGAAAATTTCCCAAG GTAATATTTCCAAAGCATGTCTAATATTAAGAAGCATAGAGGAGTTAAAGCATAAACCAGGAATG GTATCTGCATTAGTGACCATGTATAGCCATGAGGAAGATATCGATAGTGCCATTGAGGTCTTCACACAAGCTATCCAGTGGTATCAACATCATCAG CCCAAATCTCCTGCTCATTTGTCCTTGATAAGAGAAGCAGCAAACTTCAAACTCAAATATGGGCGGAAGAAGGAGGCAATTAGTGACCTAGAACAGCTATGGAA gcAAAATCCAAAAGATATTCACACCCTGGCGCAGCTTATTTCTGCTTACTCTCTTGTAGATCCTGAGAAAGCAAAGGC TCTTAGCAAACACTTGCCCTCATCAGACAGCATGTCTCTGAAAGTCGACGTGGAGGCTCTTGAAAACTCCCCTGGTGCTACGTACATTCGGAAGAAGGGCGGGAAAGTTGCTGGAGATAGTCAACCAAAGGAGCAAGG acagggagatttgaaaaagaagaagaaaaaaaagaagg GAAAACTGCCTAAGAATTATGATCCAAAAGTGACCCCAGATCCAGAAAGATGGCTACCAATGCGTGAACGTTCTTACTACCggggaagaaagaaggggaaaaagaaggatCAGATTGGAAAGGGGACCCAGGGAGCAACTGCAGGAGCTTCATCTGAACT GGATGCCAGTAAAACTGTGAGcagcccacccacctccccaagaCCTGGCAGTGCAGCAACAGCATCTACAAGTAATATCATACCCCCGAGACACCAGAAACCTGCAGGGGCTccagcaacaaaaaagaaacagcaacagaaaaagaagaaaggtggaAAGGGTGGCTGGTGA